Proteins encoded together in one Trueperaceae bacterium window:
- a CDS encoding cytochrome c, with product MQANSSRWFTRTLVLLALLLAASGAWAKAAYFIQADVVRGAVGAMGAVCVANAVFIPGEQMVWRAYVYDSDSGDLLTQEQIDAKGIKVYGELDSGVKVALNYIPHPPESPNTELFWAAGWQIPRDYATGTYQWSVVVEDAAGNTATYMPMGHSVGLGAINIVAPPAAAAGGGGPALATVADTAPDGEQLFVTNCSACHQANGVGISGTFPPLAGNPIITADDPTFITRVVLYGLQGKITVAGTDYDGVMPPWQNVFDDAQIAAILSYVRSTWGNSAAAVDAAAVAAQRAVPGSADDNYAKYPH from the coding sequence ATGCAAGCCAACTCGAGTAGATGGTTCACGAGGACGCTGGTCCTGCTGGCGCTGCTGCTTGCCGCCTCGGGCGCCTGGGCGAAGGCCGCGTACTTCATCCAGGCGGACGTCGTGAGGGGCGCGGTCGGCGCCATGGGCGCCGTGTGCGTCGCCAACGCCGTTTTCATCCCGGGCGAGCAGATGGTGTGGCGCGCCTACGTCTACGATTCCGACAGCGGCGACCTCCTGACGCAGGAGCAGATCGACGCCAAGGGCATCAAGGTCTACGGCGAGCTCGACAGCGGCGTCAAGGTGGCGCTCAACTACATCCCGCACCCGCCCGAATCGCCCAACACCGAGCTCTTCTGGGCCGCCGGTTGGCAGATCCCCCGCGACTACGCCACGGGCACCTACCAGTGGTCGGTGGTCGTTGAGGACGCCGCCGGCAACACGGCAACCTACATGCCTATGGGCCACAGCGTGGGCCTCGGAGCCATCAACATCGTCGCGCCGCCGGCCGCCGCCGCGGGCGGCGGCGGCCCGGCCCTCGCCACCGTCGCCGACACGGCGCCGGACGGCGAACAGCTGTTCGTGACCAACTGCTCGGCCTGTCACCAGGCCAACGGCGTGGGCATCTCGGGCACCTTCCCGCCCCTCGCCGGCAACCCGATCATCACCGCCGACGACCCCACCTTCATCACCCGCGTCGTGCTCTACGGGTTGCAGGGCAAGATCACCGTGGCCGGCACCGACTACGACGGCGTCATGCCGCCGTGGCAGAACGTGTTCGACGACGCCCAGATCGCCGCCATCCTGAGTTACGTCCGCAGCACCTGGGGCAACTCCGCTGCAGCTGTCGACGCCGCCGCGGTCGCCGCCCAGCGCGCGGTGCCGGGCAGCGCCGATGACAACTACGCCAAGTACCCGCACTAG
- a CDS encoding homoserine O-acetyltransferase, which produces MTSSRTSPRPWPPPARTSPRPPRPTEPRPGGNALSQDSRVLVHETWGDHAALLARDSAGRQGSVGQVSQHVLDVATPQRPLELQRGGRLARVAVAYETYGELNAAGTNAVLVAHALTGSAHAAGVADREEVPGWWDPLIGPGKPIDTNRYFVVCSNVLGGCYGTTGPSSLDPATGHPYGPDFPSYTVRDMVAVQHRLLTELGVKSLRAVIGGSMGGMQVLEWAATHPEMVRGIVPIAIGARHSAWAIGLNEVARRAITSDPAWQGGRYPLERQPETGLGLARAIAMLTYRSYDSLEQKFGRERVDGHVRGANDALEASFQIASYLAYQGVKLVKRFDANTYLSLTRAMDDYDVAEGRGSPTAVLGAMTMPALVMGIDSDVLYPAAEAKALVERLPNARYATISSPHGHDAFLIEYPQVAVQLRRFLADD; this is translated from the coding sequence ATGACCTCATCGAGGACTTCTCCCAGGCCCTGGCCGCCGCCCGCGCGTACCAGCCCTCGGCCGCCGCGGCCGACTGAGCCCCGGCCCGGCGGGAACGCCTTGAGCCAGGACAGCCGCGTCCTAGTCCACGAGACGTGGGGCGACCACGCCGCCCTGCTGGCCCGCGACAGCGCGGGCCGGCAGGGGAGCGTCGGGCAGGTGAGCCAACACGTCCTCGACGTGGCGACCCCCCAACGCCCGCTCGAGCTCCAGCGCGGCGGCCGCCTTGCGCGAGTCGCCGTCGCCTACGAGACGTACGGCGAGCTGAACGCGGCCGGCACCAACGCCGTCCTGGTGGCGCACGCGCTGACGGGCTCCGCTCACGCCGCCGGGGTGGCCGACCGCGAGGAGGTCCCCGGCTGGTGGGACCCCCTCATCGGCCCCGGCAAGCCCATCGACACCAACCGCTACTTCGTCGTGTGCAGCAACGTCCTCGGCGGCTGCTACGGCACCACCGGCCCCAGCAGCCTCGACCCCGCCACCGGCCACCCCTACGGCCCCGACTTCCCGAGCTACACGGTGCGCGACATGGTCGCCGTCCAGCACCGCCTACTCACCGAGCTTGGCGTCAAGAGCCTCAGGGCCGTGATCGGCGGCAGCATGGGCGGCATGCAGGTGCTCGAGTGGGCCGCCACCCACCCGGAGATGGTGAGGGGCATCGTGCCCATCGCCATCGGGGCGCGGCACTCGGCCTGGGCCATCGGCCTCAACGAGGTGGCGCGCCGCGCCATCACCTCCGACCCCGCCTGGCAGGGGGGCCGCTACCCGCTGGAGCGGCAACCCGAGACGGGCCTCGGCCTGGCGCGCGCCATCGCCATGCTCACCTACCGGTCGTACGACTCGCTCGAGCAGAAGTTCGGCCGCGAGCGCGTCGACGGGCACGTGCGCGGCGCCAACGACGCGCTGGAGGCGTCGTTCCAGATAGCCTCCTACCTCGCGTACCAGGGCGTGAAGCTCGTGAAGCGCTTCGACGCCAACACCTACCTGAGCCTCACCCGCGCCATGGACGACTACGACGTCGCCGAGGGGCGCGGCAGCCCCACCGCCGTGCTCGGCGCCATGACCATGCCGGCGCTCGTGATGGGGATCGACTCCGACGTCCTCTACCCGGCGGCGGAGGCCAAGGCCCTGGTGGAGCGGCTGCCCAACGCCCGCTACGCCACCATCTCCTCGCCCCACGGGCACGACGCCTTCCTCATCGAGTACCCGCAGGTGGCGGTCCAGCTCAGGCGCTTCCTGGCCGACGACTGA
- a CDS encoding ABC transporter substrate-binding protein, translated as MHTHTSEAAAGAPARTRHRRFDHALRALAALAVLACGSAIAQQGGSAVVSFQDDVATLDPAIGYDWQNWSIIKSIFDGLMDYTPGTTELVPHLAESFTVSEDGRTYVFTLRQGVKFHNGRELVADDVKYTLERTLNPATQSPGQGFYLTIEGAEEFVDGAATEVSGIVVLDDRTVQFTTSEPDASFLHKLGLNFAHIVPREAVEAAAGDFGHQPVGTGGFKLKEWVLGQRIVLERNPDYFEAGLPYLDELTFQVGVDQNVAFLRLQRGEVDILGDGIPSARYTEVMADPEWSKQVSTGEQMQTGYVTINVEMEPFTDVRVRRALNMAVNKDRIVRIINNRAVPATQILPPLFESHDDAYAGYPYDPAAAKALLAEAGFPNGFDTVLYAYNVAPNDRIAQAIQADLAEIGVRAELRTQAQSTVIDAGGMGEAPLLWSGGMAWIADYPDPNNFYWPILACASNIPGGWNWARYCNEGIEERAAHADTLARTDQQAERVEAYRSIFVDIMADAPWIPIFHELQVSMHSKNVTGPDEIFVDPMHIPVHYEMVRRAE; from the coding sequence ATGCACACCCACACCAGCGAAGCGGCGGCGGGAGCTCCCGCCAGAACGCGTCACCGACGCTTTGACCACGCGCTGCGCGCCCTGGCGGCGCTGGCAGTGCTCGCCTGCGGCAGCGCCATCGCGCAGCAGGGCGGCAGCGCCGTCGTGTCGTTCCAGGACGACGTGGCCACCCTCGACCCGGCCATCGGCTACGACTGGCAGAACTGGTCGATCATCAAGTCGATCTTCGACGGCCTGATGGACTACACCCCGGGCACCACCGAGCTCGTGCCGCACCTCGCCGAGAGCTTCACCGTCAGCGAGGACGGTCGCACCTACGTGTTCACGCTGCGCCAGGGTGTCAAGTTCCATAACGGCCGCGAGCTCGTGGCCGACGACGTCAAGTACACGCTCGAGCGCACCCTGAACCCGGCCACGCAGAGCCCGGGCCAGGGCTTCTACCTCACCATCGAGGGCGCGGAGGAGTTCGTCGACGGCGCCGCCACCGAGGTCAGCGGCATCGTGGTGCTCGACGACCGCACCGTGCAGTTCACCACCTCGGAGCCCGACGCCTCGTTCCTGCACAAGCTCGGCCTCAACTTCGCGCACATCGTCCCGCGCGAGGCGGTCGAGGCGGCCGCCGGCGACTTCGGCCACCAGCCCGTGGGCACGGGCGGCTTCAAGCTCAAGGAGTGGGTGCTCGGCCAGCGCATCGTGCTGGAGCGCAACCCCGACTACTTCGAGGCGGGCCTGCCCTACCTCGACGAGCTCACCTTCCAGGTCGGCGTCGATCAGAACGTGGCGTTCCTGCGCCTGCAGCGCGGCGAGGTCGACATCCTGGGCGACGGTATCCCCAGCGCCCGCTACACGGAGGTCATGGCCGACCCCGAGTGGAGCAAGCAGGTCTCGACCGGCGAGCAGATGCAGACGGGTTACGTGACCATCAACGTCGAGATGGAGCCCTTCACCGACGTGCGCGTGCGCCGCGCCCTCAACATGGCCGTCAACAAGGACCGCATCGTGCGCATCATCAACAACCGCGCCGTGCCGGCCACCCAGATCCTGCCGCCGCTCTTCGAGAGCCACGACGACGCGTACGCCGGCTACCCCTACGACCCGGCGGCCGCCAAGGCGCTCCTCGCCGAGGCCGGCTTCCCGAACGGCTTCGACACGGTCCTGTACGCCTACAACGTGGCGCCCAACGACCGCATCGCCCAGGCCATCCAGGCCGACCTGGCCGAGATCGGCGTGCGCGCCGAGCTGCGCACGCAGGCGCAGAGCACCGTCATCGACGCGGGCGGCATGGGCGAGGCGCCGCTGCTGTGGTCGGGCGGCATGGCGTGGATCGCCGACTACCCAGACCCCAACAACTTCTACTGGCCCATCCTGGCCTGCGCCAGCAACATCCCCGGCGGCTGGAACTGGGCGCGGTACTGCAACGAGGGGATCGAGGAGCGCGCCGCGCACGCCGACACCCTCGCCCGCACCGACCAGCAGGCGGAGCGCGTCGAGGCGTACC
- a CDS encoding DegT/DnrJ/EryC1/StrS family aminotransferase, whose protein sequence is MLTAAAQGPTHPMLDLKSEVAELWDELAPALERVVRSGVFVGGEEVEGFEAEAAAYLGVRHAVGLNSGTDALILGLEALGVGPGDEVITTPFSFFATSEAVLRVGATPVFVDIDPATLNLDPALLEAAVTPRSKAVLPVHVFGLAADMTSVMATAARHGLAVLEDCAQAFGGEHAGRRVGSFGAAGAFSFYPTKNLGAYGDGGMIVTNDAAAAARLRGLRNHGSRPTDKYLHDGLGHNSRLDAVQAAVLRVKLPRLDAWDARRRERAAAYRAALAGLPAGEDGLTLPPDVPEHRYHQFTLRLPPQRRQAFEAGLRERGVAFSRFYPTPLTRQPVGADFGSAPMAERACERVVSVPIHPWLPDEVIALVAAAAGAALKGPP, encoded by the coding sequence ATGCTGACCGCCGCGGCGCAAGGCCCCACCCACCCCATGTTGGACCTGAAGAGCGAGGTGGCCGAGCTCTGGGACGAGCTCGCGCCCGCGTTGGAACGCGTCGTCAGGAGCGGCGTCTTCGTGGGCGGCGAGGAGGTGGAGGGCTTCGAGGCGGAGGCCGCCGCCTACCTCGGCGTCCGGCACGCCGTGGGCCTCAACTCGGGCACCGACGCGCTCATCCTCGGCCTCGAGGCGCTCGGGGTCGGCCCAGGCGACGAGGTGATCACCACCCCGTTCAGCTTCTTCGCGACCAGCGAGGCGGTGCTGCGCGTGGGCGCCACGCCCGTCTTCGTCGACATCGACCCCGCCACGCTCAACCTCGACCCCGCCCTCCTCGAGGCCGCCGTCACGCCGCGCAGCAAGGCCGTGCTGCCCGTCCACGTCTTCGGACTAGCGGCCGACATGACGAGCGTCATGGCCACGGCGGCGCGACACGGCCTCGCCGTGTTGGAGGACTGCGCGCAGGCGTTCGGGGGCGAGCACGCCGGTCGGCGGGTGGGGAGCTTCGGCGCGGCCGGGGCGTTCAGCTTCTACCCAACCAAGAACCTCGGCGCCTACGGCGACGGGGGGATGATCGTCACGAACGACGCCGCCGCCGCGGCGCGGCTGCGCGGCCTCCGCAACCACGGCTCGCGCCCGACCGACAAGTACCTGCACGACGGCCTGGGGCACAACTCGCGGCTCGACGCGGTGCAGGCCGCGGTGCTGCGCGTCAAGCTGCCACGGCTCGACGCCTGGGACGCCCGGCGCCGCGAGCGCGCCGCCGCCTACCGGGCGGCCCTTGCCGGGCTGCCGGCCGGCGAGGACGGGCTCACCCTCCCGCCCGACGTGCCGGAGCACCGCTACCACCAGTTCACGCTCCGCCTGCCGCCGCAGCGGCGCCAGGCGTTCGAGGCCGGCCTCCGCGAGCGCGGCGTGGCGTTCAGCCGCTTCTACCCCACCCCGCTCACGCGCCAGCCAGTCGGCGCCGATTTCGGGTCGGCACCTATGGCAGAGCGTGCCTGCGAGCGGGTGGTGTCGGTGCCTATCCACCCCTGGCTGCCCGACGAGGTCATCGCCCTGGTGGCGGCGGCGGCCGGCGCCGCCCTGAAGGGGCCGCCCTGA
- a CDS encoding aminotransferase class V-fold PLP-dependent enzyme has product MAYRFETLQIHAGQETVEATTKSRAVPIYQTTAYNFDSAEHAGRLFRLEEFGNIYTRIMNPTNDVFERRIAALEGGLAAVSTASGHAAEFLAFTMVAEAGDNIVASPNVYGGTHNMLSVTLPRLGIEGRFVSGSDDPAEFARLIDDKTKAVYIETVPNPSLHLPNVRAIADVAHERGVAVIVDNTSGIGGYLFRPGDHGADIVVHSATKWINGHGTALGGVIVDIGSFDWGNGRYPGFSEPSPSYHGLVFSEVFGKGSPFGNIAFAIRARVEGLRDQGQTLAPQNSFLFLQGLETLSLRADRHVENTRKLVEWFSQQPEVESVNYPELPGHPSYEYARANFPKGAGAFFTFDIKGGLKAGQAFIDAVKLASRLVNLGDAKTSVTHPASTTHSQLDEAGLIEAGVATGRIRVTPGLEHIDDLIEDFSQALAAARAYQPSAAAAD; this is encoded by the coding sequence ATGGCATACCGCTTCGAGACGCTACAAATCCACGCCGGCCAGGAGACCGTCGAGGCGACCACCAAGTCGCGCGCCGTCCCCATCTACCAGACCACCGCCTACAACTTCGATAGCGCCGAACACGCCGGTCGCCTCTTCCGCCTGGAGGAGTTCGGCAACATCTACACGCGCATCATGAACCCCACCAACGACGTCTTCGAGCGCCGCATCGCCGCCCTCGAGGGCGGCCTCGCCGCCGTCTCCACCGCCAGCGGGCACGCCGCCGAGTTCCTCGCCTTCACCATGGTGGCCGAGGCGGGCGACAACATCGTGGCCTCGCCCAACGTCTACGGCGGCACGCACAACATGCTGAGCGTCACCCTCCCGCGCCTCGGGATCGAGGGGCGCTTCGTGAGCGGCTCCGACGACCCCGCCGAGTTCGCGCGCCTGATCGACGACAAGACCAAGGCCGTCTACATCGAGACCGTCCCCAACCCCAGCCTGCACCTCCCGAACGTGAGGGCCATCGCCGACGTGGCCCACGAGCGCGGCGTGGCCGTGATCGTCGACAACACCTCCGGCATAGGCGGCTACCTCTTCAGGCCCGGCGACCACGGCGCCGACATCGTGGTCCACTCCGCCACCAAGTGGATAAACGGCCACGGCACCGCGCTCGGCGGCGTGATCGTCGACATCGGCTCCTTCGACTGGGGCAACGGCCGCTACCCAGGCTTCTCCGAACCGAGCCCCAGCTACCACGGCCTCGTCTTCTCCGAGGTGTTCGGCAAGGGCTCGCCCTTCGGCAACATCGCCTTCGCCATCCGCGCCCGCGTCGAGGGCCTGCGCGACCAGGGCCAGACGCTCGCCCCCCAGAACTCGTTCCTGTTCCTCCAGGGCCTCGAGACGCTCAGCCTGCGCGCCGACCGTCACGTCGAGAACACCCGCAAGCTGGTGGAGTGGTTCTCGCAACAGCCCGAGGTCGAGAGCGTCAACTACCCCGAGCTCCCAGGCCACCCCAGCTACGAGTACGCCCGCGCCAACTTCCCGAAGGGCGCCGGCGCCTTCTTCACCTTCGACATCAAGGGCGGCCTCAAGGCGGGCCAGGCGTTCATCGACGCGGTCAAGCTCGCCTCGCGCCTCGTCAACCTTGGCGACGCCAAGACCTCCGTCACGCACCCCGCCAGCACCACCCACTCCCAGCTCGACGAGGCCGGCCTCATCGAGGCGGGCGTCGCCACCGGACGCATCCGCGTGACCCCCGGACTGGAGCACATCGATGACCTCATCGAGGACTTCTCCCAGGCCCTGGCCGCCGCCCGCGCGTACCAGCCCTCGGCCGCCGCGGCCGACTGA
- a CDS encoding ABC transporter permease — MIRYLGQRLLQAVGVMLGVTIVTFLLVFLLPADPARMIAGRSATAATVASIRTELGLDRPLPQQYVSYVTGLLRGNMGRSYAQKAEVTRLIRARLGPTMQLALAGILFELLIGLPAGVVAALRRGTGVDQAVMALAFVGVSAPQFVVGLLLIYFLSYLVPLFPLGGYGTPLHIVLPAVTVGLAGGGWYARVTRSAMIDVLRQDYVRTARAKGVFPTKVVFKHVLKNAVLPVVALVGLDIGVFMGGIVIVESVFGWPGIGQMIWQAIQLVDIPVIMGGVIVTALFVVVGNLLADLVYPALDPRIRYS, encoded by the coding sequence GTGATCCGCTACCTCGGGCAGCGGCTGCTGCAGGCGGTCGGCGTCATGTTGGGCGTCACCATCGTCACCTTCCTGCTCGTGTTCCTGCTGCCGGCCGACCCGGCGCGCATGATCGCAGGGCGCAGCGCCACCGCCGCCACCGTGGCGAGCATCCGCACCGAGCTGGGCCTCGACCGGCCCCTGCCGCAGCAGTACGTGAGCTACGTGACGGGCCTGTTGCGCGGCAACATGGGGCGCTCCTACGCGCAGAAGGCGGAGGTCACGCGCCTCATCCGCGCCCGCCTCGGACCCACCATGCAACTGGCGCTGGCCGGCATCCTGTTCGAGCTCCTCATCGGCCTGCCGGCCGGGGTGGTGGCGGCGCTGCGGCGCGGCACGGGCGTCGACCAGGCGGTCATGGCCCTCGCGTTCGTTGGCGTGTCGGCCCCGCAGTTCGTGGTGGGGCTGCTGCTCATCTACTTCCTGAGTTACCTCGTGCCGCTCTTCCCGCTGGGCGGGTACGGCACGCCGCTCCACATCGTCCTGCCGGCCGTCACGGTTGGGTTGGCGGGGGGCGGCTGGTACGCGCGCGTCACGCGCAGCGCCATGATTGACGTGCTGCGCCAGGACTACGTGCGCACCGCCCGCGCCAAGGGGGTCTTCCCCACCAAGGTGGTGTTCAAGCACGTGCTCAAGAACGCCGTCCTGCCGGTCGTCGCCCTGGTTGGCCTCGACATCGGCGTGTTCATGGGCGGCATCGTCATAGTGGAGAGCGTGTTCGGTTGGCCCGGCATCGGGCAGATGATCTGGCAGGCCATCCAGCTCGTCGACATCCCCGTCATCATGGGCGGCGTCATCGTCACCGCCCTGTTCGTGGTGGTCGGCAACCTCCTCGCCGACCTCGTCTACCCGGCCCTGGATCCCAGGATCCGGTACTCGTGA
- a CDS encoding class I SAM-dependent methyltransferase produces MTSADTAAYRTPDRLRARIGFHERYPSGAGDFHDWLLAHVDAPPDAAVLEVGAGTARMWTRDPGRVPPGWRLTLTDLSAGMVEAAAEAVADAGISARVLQADVTALPFEPASFDLAFANHMLYHVSDLDRAVAELRRVLAPGGALIAATNGEAHLAGLRELAAEPGRWEGAGVVAEGVAPLPFTLESGGEALARSFSHVSVHRRDDVVFADDAEVVLAYLRSMLYLPPEPSDELLAELAGWEERVRLRLAARPLEVRRSSGFFVAR; encoded by the coding sequence ATGACCAGCGCCGACACCGCCGCCTACCGCACCCCCGACCGCCTCAGGGCGCGCATCGGCTTCCACGAGCGCTACCCGAGCGGCGCCGGGGACTTCCACGACTGGCTCCTCGCTCACGTGGACGCGCCGCCCGACGCGGCCGTGCTGGAGGTCGGCGCCGGCACGGCGCGCATGTGGACGAGGGACCCGGGGCGCGTGCCGCCCGGCTGGCGCCTGACCCTCACCGACCTCTCGGCCGGCATGGTGGAGGCCGCCGCCGAGGCGGTGGCTGACGCGGGCATAAGCGCCCGGGTGCTGCAGGCGGACGTGACGGCGCTGCCGTTCGAGCCGGCGAGCTTCGACCTTGCCTTCGCGAACCACATGCTCTACCACGTCAGCGACCTGGACCGCGCCGTGGCCGAGCTGCGGCGCGTGCTGGCACCGGGTGGCGCGCTGATCGCGGCAACCAACGGCGAGGCGCACCTGGCGGGGCTGCGCGAGCTGGCAGCCGAGCCGGGGCGGTGGGAGGGCGCGGGGGTGGTCGCCGAGGGGGTGGCGCCGCTCCCGTTCACGCTCGAGAGCGGCGGCGAGGCGCTGGCTCGCAGCTTCTCGCACGTTTCGGTGCACCGGCGCGACGACGTCGTCTTCGCAGACGACGCCGAGGTGGTGCTCGCCTACCTGCGCTCCATGCTCTACCTCCCGCCGGAGCCGAGCGACGAGTTGCTCGCCGAGCTGGCCGGCTGGGAGGAGCGGGTGCGCTTGCGCCTGGCCGCCCGGCCGCTCGAGGTGCGGCGCAGCAGCGGCTTCTTCGTGGCGCGCTAG
- a CDS encoding inositol monophosphatase, which translates to MSGSTSPLTGAQLGAIKDLVVPLAQEVGRWARGRQLDHHAGRVDFGVSTKTSPGDVVTLVDVEAQSRLASALRAAHPGFGLLGEEGLSDLGAHAPVWVIDPIDGTHNFVRDYPGFCVSVGLVVEGASVLGVIYDSASDSVYWAYAGGGAWRGDERLRVSQDRPLSHALLSTNFTEPMRDDARLARFFAGVSGASAGVRASGSAARDLCFVADGRLDLFWQFGLAPWDVAAGAVIVREAGAAFEFWTGGADWLRAKRLHVAAGTPRVLAEARGVARELGIVEGSAAG; encoded by the coding sequence ATGAGCGGCTCCACCAGTCCACTCACCGGCGCCCAGCTGGGCGCCATCAAGGACCTCGTCGTGCCCCTCGCCCAGGAGGTCGGGCGCTGGGCGCGCGGCCGCCAGCTCGACCACCACGCCGGGCGGGTCGACTTCGGGGTGAGCACCAAGACCTCGCCGGGCGACGTCGTCACGCTCGTGGACGTCGAGGCGCAGAGCCGCCTGGCCAGCGCGCTGCGCGCTGCCCACCCGGGCTTCGGGCTCCTGGGCGAGGAGGGGCTGAGCGACCTGGGCGCGCACGCGCCCGTCTGGGTGATCGACCCGATCGACGGCACTCACAACTTCGTGCGCGACTACCCGGGCTTCTGCGTCTCGGTCGGGCTCGTGGTCGAGGGCGCGAGCGTGCTGGGGGTCATCTACGACTCCGCCTCCGATTCGGTCTACTGGGCGTACGCCGGCGGGGGCGCCTGGCGCGGCGACGAGCGCCTCCGGGTGAGCCAGGATCGCCCGCTGTCGCACGCGCTGTTGAGCACCAACTTCACCGAGCCGATGCGGGACGACGCCCGCCTGGCGCGCTTCTTCGCCGGCGTGTCCGGAGCGTCCGCCGGGGTGCGCGCGAGCGGCTCGGCCGCGCGCGACCTCTGCTTCGTGGCGGACGGTCGGTTGGACCTCTTCTGGCAGTTCGGGCTGGCGCCATGGGACGTGGCGGCCGGCGCCGTGATCGTGCGGGAGGCGGGCGCCGCCTTCGAGTTCTGGACGGGGGGCGCCGACTGGCTACGCGCGAAGCGCCTCCACGTGGCGGCCGGCACGCCGCGGGTGCTGGCCGAGGCGCGCGGGGTGGCGCGCGAGCTGGGCATCGTGGAGGGGTCCGCGGCCGGCTGA
- a CDS encoding ABC transporter permease, with amino-acid sequence MRRFAANRAAVVGTVGVLVVVVVSLLAPLLAPHDPAKQYFDGLTLEGFPLPPGAPYWFGTDLLGRDLLSRVIYGARVSLLVGVVANGAAVLIGLLVGVAAGYFRGATETVLMRLTDVMTAFPALILAIALAAILRPSLWIVALVIALVNWVWIARAIYAQVLSIGQREFVEAAGALGVGTLRTLAKHILPHLVSTLMVFGTLGISTTVLLEASLSFLGVGVQPPTPSWGGIINESQSYFLNAPWLVVFPGVAILVTSLSFNLMGEGLRDALDLAERR; translated from the coding sequence CTGAGGCGCTTCGCGGCCAACCGGGCGGCGGTGGTCGGCACGGTGGGCGTCCTCGTCGTGGTCGTGGTGAGCCTGCTGGCGCCGCTGCTGGCGCCGCACGACCCCGCCAAGCAGTACTTCGACGGCCTCACCCTCGAGGGGTTCCCGCTGCCGCCCGGCGCGCCGTACTGGTTCGGCACCGACCTGCTCGGCCGCGACCTCCTCTCCCGTGTCATCTACGGCGCCCGCGTGAGCCTGCTCGTGGGCGTCGTCGCCAACGGCGCAGCCGTCCTCATCGGGCTCCTGGTTGGCGTGGCCGCCGGCTACTTCCGCGGCGCAACGGAGACGGTGCTCATGCGCCTCACCGACGTCATGACGGCGTTCCCGGCCCTCATCCTCGCCATCGCCCTCGCCGCCATCCTGCGGCCCAGCCTCTGGATCGTGGCGCTCGTCATCGCGCTCGTCAACTGGGTGTGGATCGCGCGCGCCATCTACGCCCAGGTGCTGTCGATCGGCCAGCGCGAGTTCGTCGAGGCGGCCGGCGCCCTCGGCGTGGGCACGTTGCGCACGCTGGCCAAGCACATCCTCCCCCACCTCGTCAGCACCCTGATGGTGTTCGGCACGCTCGGGATCAGCACGACGGTGCTGCTCGAGGCCAGCCTGTCGTTCCTCGGCGTGGGGGTGCAGCCCCCAACGCCGTCGTGGGGCGGGATCATCAACGAGAGCCAGTCATACTTCCTGAACGCGCCGTGGTTGGTCGTCTTCCCGGGCGTGGCCATCTTGGTCACCAGCCTCTCGTTCAACCTGATGGGCGAGGGCCTGCGCGACGCCCTCGACCTGGCGGAGCGCCGGTGA